A part of Paroedura picta isolate Pp20150507F chromosome 7, Ppicta_v3.0, whole genome shotgun sequence genomic DNA contains:
- the LOC143841251 gene encoding PALM2-AKAP2 fusion protein-like isoform X6 codes for MEIEALASEHKTIPVGSSMLAVDNQTHSLSPAASHNGLKDRHESLDSEVAKEIRYLDEVLEANCCDSAADNPFNGMTSSSPEPSASVVIDGCGPSAHNTKDSTSPHERDTLVVGGLAPPATEHDGINVASEKLKPNGHSPDRLQGEHSDDLKGPASPSSSTSSRSSRDGEATLTTLKKEAKFELRAFHEEKKPSKLFEEEDMKEKYRVRKVRPSEEMMELEKERRELIRSQAVKKNPGIAAKWWNPPQEKTLEEQLDDEHLESHKKYRERKEKQQQPPPSTATKHVSYSCTPPDPSGMKKDDIVTEQIDFSTARKQFQLMENSGQPSSTAVPKRSGTPKMFTVQPFYKPIGPSQLDQRTHPVSKPVSLYSQSVQAGNNDVTIVKAERVSCIIDDGSIGIQNSSGDLMRTPPSAKPGQTAKAWADDSEFMSAKAVFTVVKDDDHSILDHFSRSAIVSFLPEELDSGLDELSVRSQDTTVLETLSNDFSMDNVSDSGASNETMNALQENSLTDFSLPQTPQANTPSEGISKSLSDHGFYSPSSPSLDSMLIDEQLEYQAGLLVQNAIQQAIAEQADKLSSKQPKDATEHRNHQADSQEAADKTPCSEKQHNPTFQPPQVSSPMQEKKDTAPKSSATQDLVLREKQVPQLSLAAHPLQPVTVEETKPEVSYFSKYSEAAELRSTASILAHQETEVTVGPFKLRSKKQRTLSMIEEEIRAAQQREEELKRQRQGMPVTQSPLAKGAPVPATRTVSYKTAPVTSKAIQLCQMSQL; via the exons atggaaATTGAAGCTCTTGCCTCGGAACATAAAACCATCCCTGTGGGGAGTTCAATGCTTGCAGTAGACAATCAGACTCACTCACTCTCCCCTGCTGCCAGTCACAATGGGCTTAAAGACAGACATGAGTCCTTGGACAGTGAGGTTGCTAAAGAGATCAGATACTTGGATGAGGTGCTAGAAGCAAACTGCTGTGACTCTGCTGCCGATAATCCCTTTAACGGGATGACTTCTTCCTCCCCTGAGCCAAGTGCATCTGTTGTCATTGATGGCTGTGGTCCATCTGCTCACAATACTAAGGATTCCACATCACCCCATGAAAGGGACACCCTGGTGGTTGGTGGGCTGGCACCTCCGGCTACTGAACACGATGGGATAAATGTAGCATCTGAGAAGCTAAAACCAAACGGCCATTCTCCGGATAGATTGCAAGGGGAACACAGTGACGACCTGAAAGGACCAGCGAGTCCAAGCTCTTCCACAAGCTCAAGGTCTTCCAGAGATGGAGAGGCAACATTAACTACCCTTAAGAAAGAAGCTAAGTTTGAGCTTAGAGCATTTCACGAAGAGAAAAAGCCATCCAAACTGTTTGAGGAGGAAGACATGAAAGAGAAGTACAGAGTGCGCAAAGTGAGGCCTTCTGAGGAGATGATGGAGCTGGAAAAAGAGAGGCGGGAGCTCATCAGGAGCCAAGCTGTGAAGAAAAACCCGGGCATAGCAGCCAAGTGGTGGAACCCACCCCAGGAGAAAACTCTTGAGGAACAGCTAGATGATGAACACTTGGAATCTCACAAGAAGTATAGAGAACGCaaagaaaaacagcagcagccgccgccatcAACAGCCACGAAGCACGTTTCGTATTCCTGCACACCACCAGATCCAAGCGGCATGAAAAAGGACGATATCGTAACAGAGCAAATAGATTTCTCAACTGCCCGGAAACAGTTTCAGTTAATGGAAAATTCAGGGCAGCCAAGCAGCACAGCTGTGCCCAAGAGGTCAGGGACTCCCAAGATGTTCACTGTCCAACCTTTCTATAAACCAATCGGCCCGTCCCAATTAGACCAGCGAACACACCCAGTTTCAAAGCCCGTGTCTCTGTACAGTCAAAGCGTACAGGCTGGCAATAATGATGTAACTATTGTAAAAGCAGAGAGGGTCTCTTGTATCATAGACGACGGCAGCATAGGAATTCAGAACAGCTCTGGTGACTTAATGAGAACACCCCCATCTGCAAAACCTGGTCAGACAGCAAAAGCTTGGGCGGATGATAGCGAATTCATGAGTGCAAAGGCAGTATTTACAGTGGTGAAGGATGATGACCACAGCATACTGGACCACTTCTCCAGGTCTGCCATTGTGTCTTTCCTACCAGAGGAGCTGGACTCTGGTTTGGATGAGTTGTCGGTGAGATCTCAGGATACAACTGTTTTGGAAACACTTTCCAACGACTTCAGCATGGACAACGTCAGCGACAGTGGTGCTTCCAATGAGACGATGAACGCCCTCCAAGAAAACTCACTCACCGATTTCTCCTTGCCCCAGACTCCTCAAGCTAACACACCTTCTGAGGGCATTTCCAAGTCACTGAGTGACCATGGTTTTTACTCTCCTTCTTCCCCATCACTTGACTCCATGCTCATTGATGAGCAGTTGGAATACCAGGCTGGTCTACTGGTTCAAAATGCCATTCAACAAGCCATAGCTGAGCAGGCTGACAAACTGAGCTCCAAGCAACCAAAAGATGCCACAGAGCATAGAAACCACCAGGCTGATAGTCAGGAAGCAGCAGATAAGACACCCTGTTCTGAGAAGCAGCACAATCCAACTTTTCAGCCACCTCAGGTGTCCTCTCCCATGCAAGAGAAAAAGGACACAGCACCAAAGTCTTCAGCAACTCAAGACTTAGTACTCAGGGAGAAGCAAGTTCCACAACTGTCGCTTGCTGCTCATCCTCTCCAACCAGTCACTGTGGAGGAAACCAAGCCAGAAGTCAGCTATTTCAGCAAGTATTCGGAAGCTGCTGAGCTACGGAGCACGGCTTCCATTCTGGCTCATCAAGAAACCGAGGTGACTGTAGGGCCTTTCAAACTAAGGTCCAAAAAGCAGAGGACTTTGTCCATGATAGAAGAAGAGATCCGAGCAGCCCAGCAAAGAGAGGAGGAACTCAAAAGACAGAGGCAAGGGATGCCGGTGACGCAGAGTCCCTTAGCAAAGGGTGCACCCGTACCAGCCACCAGAACTGTGTCTTACAAAACTGCACCAG TAACAAGCAAAGCCATCCAGTTATGCCAGATGTCTCAGCTGTGA
- the LOC143841251 gene encoding PALM2-AKAP2 fusion protein-like isoform X3 encodes MEIEALASEHKTIPVGSSMLAVDNQTHSLSPAASHNGLKDRHESLDSEVAKEIRYLDEVLEANCCDSAADNPFNGMTSSSPEPSASVVIDGCGPSAHNTKDSTSPHERDTLVVGGLAPPATEHDGINVASEKLKPNGHSPDRLQGEHSDDLKGPASPSSSTSSRSSRDGEATLTTLKKEAKFELRAFHEEKKPSKLFEEEDMKEKYRVRKVRPSEEMMELEKERRELIRSQAVKKNPGIAAKWWNPPQEKTLEEQLDDEHLESHKKYRERKEKQQQPPPSTATKHVSYSCTPPDPSGMKKDDIVTEQIDFSTARKQFQLMENSGQPSSTAVPKRSGTPKMFTVQPFYKPIGPSQLDQRTHPVSKPVSLYSQSVQAGNNDVTIVKAERVSCIIDDGSIGIQNSSGDLMRTPPSAKPGQTAKAWADDSEFMSAKAVFTVVKDDDHSILDHFSRSAIVSFLPEELDSGLDELSVRSQDTTVLETLSNDFSMDNVSDSGASNETMNALQENSLTDFSLPQTPQANTPSEGISKSLSDHGFYSPSSPSLDSMLIDEQLEYQAGLLVQNAIQQAIAEQADKLSSKQPKDATEHRNHQADSQEAADKTPCSEKQHNPTFQPPQVSSPMQEKKDTAPKSSATQDLVLREKQVPQLSLAAHPLQPVTVEETKPEVSYFSKYSEAAELRSTASILAHQETEVTVGPFKLRSKKQRTLSMIEEEIRAAQQREEELKRQRQGMPVTQSPLAKGAPVPATRTVSYKTAPGKIEKIKPPPSPTSEGPLSHSDSASDEAGASQKPKNLMQTLLEDYETHKTKRREKMDESSVLEATRVNRRKSALALRWEAGIYANREENE; translated from the exons atggaaATTGAAGCTCTTGCCTCGGAACATAAAACCATCCCTGTGGGGAGTTCAATGCTTGCAGTAGACAATCAGACTCACTCACTCTCCCCTGCTGCCAGTCACAATGGGCTTAAAGACAGACATGAGTCCTTGGACAGTGAGGTTGCTAAAGAGATCAGATACTTGGATGAGGTGCTAGAAGCAAACTGCTGTGACTCTGCTGCCGATAATCCCTTTAACGGGATGACTTCTTCCTCCCCTGAGCCAAGTGCATCTGTTGTCATTGATGGCTGTGGTCCATCTGCTCACAATACTAAGGATTCCACATCACCCCATGAAAGGGACACCCTGGTGGTTGGTGGGCTGGCACCTCCGGCTACTGAACACGATGGGATAAATGTAGCATCTGAGAAGCTAAAACCAAACGGCCATTCTCCGGATAGATTGCAAGGGGAACACAGTGACGACCTGAAAGGACCAGCGAGTCCAAGCTCTTCCACAAGCTCAAGGTCTTCCAGAGATGGAGAGGCAACATTAACTACCCTTAAGAAAGAAGCTAAGTTTGAGCTTAGAGCATTTCACGAAGAGAAAAAGCCATCCAAACTGTTTGAGGAGGAAGACATGAAAGAGAAGTACAGAGTGCGCAAAGTGAGGCCTTCTGAGGAGATGATGGAGCTGGAAAAAGAGAGGCGGGAGCTCATCAGGAGCCAAGCTGTGAAGAAAAACCCGGGCATAGCAGCCAAGTGGTGGAACCCACCCCAGGAGAAAACTCTTGAGGAACAGCTAGATGATGAACACTTGGAATCTCACAAGAAGTATAGAGAACGCaaagaaaaacagcagcagccgccgccatcAACAGCCACGAAGCACGTTTCGTATTCCTGCACACCACCAGATCCAAGCGGCATGAAAAAGGACGATATCGTAACAGAGCAAATAGATTTCTCAACTGCCCGGAAACAGTTTCAGTTAATGGAAAATTCAGGGCAGCCAAGCAGCACAGCTGTGCCCAAGAGGTCAGGGACTCCCAAGATGTTCACTGTCCAACCTTTCTATAAACCAATCGGCCCGTCCCAATTAGACCAGCGAACACACCCAGTTTCAAAGCCCGTGTCTCTGTACAGTCAAAGCGTACAGGCTGGCAATAATGATGTAACTATTGTAAAAGCAGAGAGGGTCTCTTGTATCATAGACGACGGCAGCATAGGAATTCAGAACAGCTCTGGTGACTTAATGAGAACACCCCCATCTGCAAAACCTGGTCAGACAGCAAAAGCTTGGGCGGATGATAGCGAATTCATGAGTGCAAAGGCAGTATTTACAGTGGTGAAGGATGATGACCACAGCATACTGGACCACTTCTCCAGGTCTGCCATTGTGTCTTTCCTACCAGAGGAGCTGGACTCTGGTTTGGATGAGTTGTCGGTGAGATCTCAGGATACAACTGTTTTGGAAACACTTTCCAACGACTTCAGCATGGACAACGTCAGCGACAGTGGTGCTTCCAATGAGACGATGAACGCCCTCCAAGAAAACTCACTCACCGATTTCTCCTTGCCCCAGACTCCTCAAGCTAACACACCTTCTGAGGGCATTTCCAAGTCACTGAGTGACCATGGTTTTTACTCTCCTTCTTCCCCATCACTTGACTCCATGCTCATTGATGAGCAGTTGGAATACCAGGCTGGTCTACTGGTTCAAAATGCCATTCAACAAGCCATAGCTGAGCAGGCTGACAAACTGAGCTCCAAGCAACCAAAAGATGCCACAGAGCATAGAAACCACCAGGCTGATAGTCAGGAAGCAGCAGATAAGACACCCTGTTCTGAGAAGCAGCACAATCCAACTTTTCAGCCACCTCAGGTGTCCTCTCCCATGCAAGAGAAAAAGGACACAGCACCAAAGTCTTCAGCAACTCAAGACTTAGTACTCAGGGAGAAGCAAGTTCCACAACTGTCGCTTGCTGCTCATCCTCTCCAACCAGTCACTGTGGAGGAAACCAAGCCAGAAGTCAGCTATTTCAGCAAGTATTCGGAAGCTGCTGAGCTACGGAGCACGGCTTCCATTCTGGCTCATCAAGAAACCGAGGTGACTGTAGGGCCTTTCAAACTAAGGTCCAAAAAGCAGAGGACTTTGTCCATGATAGAAGAAGAGATCCGAGCAGCCCAGCAAAGAGAGGAGGAACTCAAAAGACAGAGGCAAGGGATGCCGGTGACGCAGAGTCCCTTAGCAAAGGGTGCACCCGTACCAGCCACCAGAACTGTGTCTTACAAAACTGCACCAG GCAAAATAGAAAAGATCAAGCCGCCTCCATCCCCCACCTCAGAAGGGCCCTTGTCACATTCCGACTCTGCATCGGATGAAGCTGGAGCCTCTCAGAAGCCCAAGAACCTGATGCAGACTCTCCTGGAAGATTATGAAACTCACAAAACCAAAAGGCGGGAGAAGATGGACGAGAGCAGT GTTCTTGAAGCTACCAGGGTTAACCGCAGGAAGAGTGCCCTAGCCCTGCGCTGGGAAGCTGGCATTTATGCTAATCGGGAAGAAAATGAGTAG